A single region of the Musa acuminata AAA Group cultivar baxijiao chromosome BXJ1-11, Cavendish_Baxijiao_AAA, whole genome shotgun sequence genome encodes:
- the LOC103970752 gene encoding putative clathrin assembly protein At1g03050, with protein MAPSTIRKALGAVKDQTSIGLAKVSNSTMLSELDVAIVKATRHDEFPAEEKHIREILSLTCYSRAYVGACVSSLSRRLGKTQSWTVALKTLILIHRLLTEGDPAYEQEIFFATRRGTRMLNMSDFRDNSGADAWDFSSFVRTYALYLDERLDYRMHGRRKRRGSRSNINDDEEEEAAAAAATSSKATPVREMTTDRIFARTRHLQHMLERFLACRPTGAAKHDRIVAVALYPLVKESFQIYYDLTEIMNIFIDRFMDLEVPECVCIHEIFSRLAKQFDELDLFYGWSKSAGVCRSSEYPEVERISPKKLDVMDEFIRDKAALAHAKEQRSLEAERDPPDHEDAPPEDDEPEYEMNSIKTLPAPEADAEATQQEQAVAEVKVDKEEEKEEEEEVDLLNLKEDAMTGEEHGNMLALALFDQHMSSDAAPKCEAFPNGDSSNWEMALVETASNLSGQKASLGGGFDMMLLDGMYTKAQATAGYGYASSGSASSVVVHAPPAKPMLALPAPAVDGATYGGGGDPFAASLMVPPPSYVQMSDMEKKQHLLTEEQRVWQQYAKDGMQGQLALAKLQQQQYQYHPGARMY; from the exons ATGGCGCCGAGCACCATCCGCAAGGCACTAGGGGCGGTGAAGGACCAGACGAGCATCGGGTTGGCGAAAGTGAGCAACAGCACCATGTTGTCGGAATTGGACGTGGCCATCGTGAAGGCGACGCGGCACGACGAGTTCCCGGCGGAGGAGAAGCACATCCGCGAGATCCTGAGCCTGACGTGCTACTCCCGGGCGTACGTGGGCGCGTGCGTGTCGTCGCTGTCGCGGCGGCTGGGCAAGACCCAGAGCTGGACGGTGGCCCTCAAGACCCTCATCCTCATCCACCGCCTGCTCACGGAGGGCGACCCCGCCTACGAGCAGGAGATCTTCTTCGCCACGCGCCGCGGCACGCGGATGCTCAACATGTCCGACTTCAGGGACAACTCCGGCGCCGACGCCTGGGACTTCTCCTCCTTCGTGAGGACCTACGCGCTCTACTTGGACGAGCGGCTGGACTACAGGATGCACGGCCGCCGCAAGCGCCGCGGCAGCAGGAGCAACATCAAcgacgatgaggaggaggaggcggctgcCGCTGCGGCGACATCATCCAAGGCCACGCCGGTGAGGGAGATGACGACCGACCGTATCTTTGCCCGGACGCGGCACCTGCAGCACATGCTGGAGCGGTTCCTCGCTTGTCGACCTACAG GTGCAGCGAAGCACGACCGCATCGTGGCCGTAGCTCTTTACCCCCTGGTGAAAGAGAGCTTCCAAATCTACTACGACCTTACCGAGATCATGAACATCTTCATCGACCGCTTCATGGACCTCGAGGTCCCCGAGTGCGTCTGCATCCACGAAATTTTCTCCCGCCTCGCCAAGCAGTTCGACGAGCTCGACCTCTTCTACGGCTGGTCCAAGTCCGCCGGCGTCTGCCGCTCCTCCGAGTACCCCGAGGTCGAGCGCATCAGCCCCAAAAAGCTGGACGTCATGGACGAGTTCATCCGCGACAAGGCCGCCCTCGCCCACGCTAAGGAGCAGCGCAGCCTCGAGGCGGAGCGCGACCCCCCCGACCACGAGGACGCGCCGCCCGAGGACGACGAACCCGAGTACGAGATGAACAGCATCAAAACTTTACCCGCACCGGAGGCCGACGCGGAGGCTACGCAGCAGGAGCAAGCGGTCGCGGAGGTCAAGGTAGAcaaggaggaggaaaaggaagaagaggaggaggtggactTGTTGAACCTGAAGGAAGACGCGATGACCGGGGAAGAACACGGGAATATGCTGGCGCTGGCATTGTTCGACCAGCACATGTCATCCGACGCAGCGCCTAAATGCGAGGCGTTCCCGAACGGCGACTCGTCCAACTGGGAGATGGCGTTGGTGGAAACGGCGAGCAACCTATCGGGCCAGAAGGCCTCGCTCGGCGGTGGCTTCGACATGATGTTGCTCGACGGAATGTACACCAAGGCGCAGGCCACCGCGGGGTACGGATACGCTAGCAGCGGGAGCGCGAGTAGCGTGGTGGTCCACGCGCCGCCAGCGAAGCCGATGCTGGCTTTGCCTGCGCCGGCGGTGGATGGTGCGACATACGGCGGCGGGGGCGACCCCTTCGCGGCCTCGTTGATGGTGCCGCCGCCGTCTTATGTTCAGATGTCGGACATGGAGAAGAAGCAGCATCTGCTGACGGAGGAGCAGCGGGTGTGGCAGCAGTATGCGAAGGATGGGATGCAAGGGCAGCTTGCGTTGGCcaagctgcagcagcagcagtatcAGTATCATCCCGGCGCTCGTATGTACTGA